One Paenibacillus sp. FSL H7-0737 DNA segment encodes these proteins:
- the ssuE gene encoding NADPH-dependent FMN reductase, whose amino-acid sequence MSKAVIINGGNTRKSRLTAIHQQVGRFLEQEGIGHHSIYVHELPAIDLLTANFASEEILGANALVEEADIVVILTPIYKASYTGILKTYLDLLPQKALVDKRIVPIAIGGSLGHLLAIEYALKPVLSVLGATEIFNTVYFLDRQIERLEADGYRIDEEAEQRLNVELLKLAPAKIIN is encoded by the coding sequence ATGAGCAAAGCAGTCATTATTAATGGAGGAAATACTAGAAAGTCCCGGTTAACTGCTATCCATCAGCAGGTTGGAAGATTTTTAGAACAAGAGGGGATTGGGCATCATTCGATCTATGTCCATGAGCTACCTGCAATTGATTTGCTTACGGCCAATTTTGCCAGCGAGGAGATTCTTGGGGCCAATGCGCTAGTGGAAGAAGCAGATATTGTTGTCATATTAACGCCTATCTATAAAGCTTCCTATACGGGGATTTTAAAAACCTATTTAGATCTCCTTCCGCAAAAAGCGCTGGTTGATAAGCGAATTGTACCTATTGCTATTGGGGGTTCGTTAGGTCATCTTCTAGCTATTGAATATGCATTGAAACCTGTATTATCCGTGCTGGGTGCTACTGAGATTTTTAATACGGTTTATTTCTTAGATCGGCAAATAGAACGGTTAGAAGCAGATGGTTATCGTATTGATGAGGAAGCAGAGCAACGCCTAAATGTAGAATTACTAAAGCTTGCACCTGCAAAAATAATTAATTAA
- a CDS encoding sigma-70 family RNA polymerase sigma factor, protein MEVIQGTADRYKNIERSRGAMMSKEEFTRMYDTYYKRVYKYISYRINNHHVSEDICSQVFETVMCKYYSFSEEKSNFEVWLFAIVRNAVTDYFRGQKKRSYTSLDSLLELIFPKPSPEELAIREDNNQALFKALSKLREKERNIIAMKYGAGLKNSEVAQIMGVSESNIGVVLHRSLKKLHISLKAGGFNHE, encoded by the coding sequence ATGGAAGTTATCCAGGGTACTGCGGACCGTTACAAGAATATCGAAAGATCACGTGGTGCCATGATGTCAAAAGAGGAATTTACCCGGATGTACGATACGTACTACAAACGTGTTTACAAATATATTAGTTATCGTATTAATAACCACCACGTGTCGGAGGACATTTGTAGTCAGGTGTTTGAGACGGTGATGTGTAAGTATTACAGCTTTTCAGAAGAAAAATCGAATTTTGAGGTTTGGTTGTTTGCCATTGTAAGGAACGCTGTGACGGATTACTTCCGGGGGCAGAAGAAAAGAAGCTACACCTCACTAGATTCTTTGCTGGAGCTCATATTTCCCAAGCCGTCTCCGGAGGAACTGGCGATTCGTGAGGATAATAATCAAGCACTGTTTAAGGCGCTCTCCAAGCTGCGTGAGAAGGAACGTAATATCATTGCAATGAAATATGGGGCTGGGCTGAAAAATTCCGAAGTCGCACAGATCATGGGCGTCAGTGAGTCCAATATTGGTGTCGTATTGCATAGAAGTCTGAAGAAACTGCATATTTCCTTAAAAGCAGGAGGATTCAACCATGAATAA
- a CDS encoding helix-turn-helix domain-containing protein yields the protein MQKQSQKTDLSEVRKYIEKNFTKPLSLAHLADLTGLSSSYFSSAFKQEYIQSPMEFVTQLRIQKAKQLLQKEDVRLKFIAEAVGYSDEFYFSRVFKKVEGISPTMYSSQQKSNIGVVTGNMMGYLHAAGIIPFAAPLSAKWTPYYYNLWSQEIEHKVTLTQNKNYCSPNELLHLPIDLLISPKDLSSELVKQIEEHFPIYWLDDKQDCLIALTELAARLNKQEEAKQWITQYRARLEGVRRELGWTTTPPKVLVIRIYQQQIFAYCNTGIEHLLFQDLGAVSSYEQPGLYNTEITLDELGKLEVDKLFTIICPDDESRATWHHLQRDAGFKQLEAIKQQQIYVIHSDPWFEYSPVALKRMLEEVAVMMIP from the coding sequence ATGCAAAAACAATCTCAAAAGACAGATTTAAGTGAGGTTAGAAAATACATAGAAAAGAATTTCACGAAGCCCTTATCTTTGGCTCATTTAGCAGATCTTACTGGTCTTAGTTCCAGTTATTTCTCCTCAGCGTTCAAACAGGAATATATACAAAGTCCAATGGAGTTTGTTACCCAGTTGCGGATTCAAAAGGCTAAACAATTATTGCAAAAGGAAGACGTTCGCTTGAAGTTTATAGCAGAGGCTGTTGGATATAGTGATGAGTTTTATTTTAGCCGAGTGTTCAAAAAGGTCGAAGGGATATCCCCAACCATGTATTCCAGCCAGCAAAAATCTAATATCGGTGTTGTAACTGGGAATATGATGGGGTATTTACATGCGGCAGGAATCATCCCATTTGCTGCACCCTTAAGTGCAAAATGGACACCGTACTACTATAATTTGTGGTCGCAAGAAATCGAGCATAAGGTAACCTTGACCCAGAATAAAAATTATTGCAGCCCAAATGAGCTATTGCATTTGCCAATCGATCTTCTTATTTCTCCAAAAGATTTGTCGTCAGAGCTGGTAAAACAGATAGAGGAGCATTTTCCAATCTATTGGCTGGATGATAAACAAGATTGCTTAATAGCATTAACTGAACTTGCTGCCCGATTAAATAAACAAGAAGAAGCGAAACAATGGATCACACAGTATAGGGCAAGATTGGAAGGCGTTCGTCGGGAGTTAGGCTGGACCACTACACCACCTAAAGTTCTAGTTATACGTATTTATCAGCAGCAAATCTTTGCTTATTGCAATACAGGCATCGAGCATCTTTTGTTTCAGGATTTGGGAGCGGTATCTAGTTATGAGCAGCCTGGTCTATATAATACCGAGATTACTCTTGATGAGCTAGGTAAGTTGGAAGTAGATAAGCTGTTTACGATTATATGCCCTGATGATGAGTCACGCGCAACATGGCATCATTTGCAGAGAGACGCTGGATTCAAACAGTTAGAGGCTATTAAACAGCAACAAATCTATGTTATTCATTCTGATCCTTGGTTCGAATATTCCCCAGTAGCTTTAAAGCGGATGCTAGAAGAAGTTGCAGTGATGATGATACCTTGA
- a CDS encoding ABC transporter substrate-binding protein encodes MKGFNTKIISYVVMVGLLSILLTACGSNNAANQQAKDTPATTSEASATEEPAVKETEVAAREAFVVTDQVGNTVNIPGTVQKVYAPGLEDYLVTLGVTPVAQWSTGERPQQYLQDTLSGVEEISFANGIPSPESVVDLEPELIIFPTAFYAQNGVYENYSQIAPTYVFKNALGNVVEATETIAKLLGLEDKATEAIAAYNTKLEETKAQLASVSAGKKAIYINANARKIFLVGNFHYGGYVLSELGFAQSTLVEGEMSADISLEMLSDLDADYIFINDNDGLGDAFLADIKASPLWKALPAVQAGKVFEVDGDHWRSSGLIAYQKTMDDIVKFLKP; translated from the coding sequence ATGAAGGGGTTTAATACAAAGATAATAAGTTATGTTGTAATGGTTGGTTTATTATCCATTCTACTAACAGCTTGCGGCAGTAATAATGCAGCGAATCAGCAAGCAAAAGATACTCCAGCAACAACTAGCGAAGCGAGCGCAACGGAGGAACCAGCTGTAAAAGAAACGGAAGTAGCGGCTAGAGAAGCGTTTGTAGTAACTGACCAAGTAGGCAATACAGTAAACATTCCCGGAACTGTACAAAAGGTGTATGCGCCTGGTCTAGAGGACTACTTAGTAACGCTTGGTGTAACCCCGGTAGCGCAATGGTCCACGGGTGAAAGACCGCAGCAATATCTACAGGATACTTTAAGTGGTGTAGAAGAAATCAGCTTCGCTAATGGTATTCCCTCTCCAGAATCTGTAGTGGATTTGGAGCCGGAATTAATTATATTCCCAACTGCTTTTTATGCACAAAATGGTGTTTATGAAAACTACTCGCAAATTGCTCCAACTTACGTGTTTAAGAATGCACTTGGTAACGTAGTGGAAGCAACAGAAACGATTGCGAAATTGCTAGGTTTAGAGGATAAGGCAACAGAAGCTATTGCTGCTTATAATACAAAGCTAGAAGAGACTAAAGCACAGTTAGCTAGTGTTTCTGCCGGTAAAAAAGCGATTTATATTAATGCGAATGCGCGTAAAATCTTTTTAGTGGGTAACTTCCATTACGGGGGATATGTGCTGAGTGAGCTAGGTTTTGCTCAAAGTACTCTTGTAGAAGGTGAGATGTCTGCGGATATTTCGCTGGAGATGCTGTCTGATTTAGACGCTGATTACATTTTTATTAACGATAATGATGGTCTCGGGGATGCCTTCCTGGCAGACATTAAAGCTAGTCCTTTATGGAAAGCGCTGCCTGCAGTCCAAGCGGGTAAAGTGTTCGAGGTGGATGGCGATCACTGGAGATCCAGCGGATTAATTGCTTATCAAAAGACGATGGACGATATCGTGAAGTTCCTAAAGCCATGA
- a CDS encoding alpha/beta hydrolase — MIIKPYVKPNYETMLITSKANHKDYEIFIAKPLDEPAKDGYGVIYVLDGNGLFETAAEITRLLTRKPKGYPPAIVVGIGYPGGEAFDTVRRTYDLTMPAELANLPKRPNGEPWPEFGGADELLAFFEKELMPAIAQRFVINEQKQALFGHSFGGLFVLHALFTQPTLFSHYIASSASIWWNDYSLLNEYENFKADLHSNTLSHLPKTLMIAGGEELDYMVKDSLDLCNSMMSLHIPSFEVSWALLAQEEHVSVISGAISRAVKFLLTTSSDLR; from the coding sequence ATGATCATCAAACCGTATGTAAAGCCCAACTATGAAACGATGCTGATTACGAGTAAAGCTAATCATAAGGACTATGAAATCTTTATTGCCAAACCTTTAGATGAGCCTGCAAAAGATGGCTACGGCGTCATTTATGTGCTAGATGGTAATGGACTTTTTGAAACCGCTGCTGAAATCACCCGATTGCTGACGCGTAAGCCCAAAGGATATCCACCCGCGATTGTTGTCGGCATCGGCTATCCTGGGGGTGAAGCGTTTGATACAGTGCGTCGAACCTATGATTTAACCATGCCAGCCGAGCTTGCGAATTTACCGAAACGTCCTAACGGGGAGCCTTGGCCTGAATTTGGCGGGGCAGATGAGCTGCTTGCTTTTTTTGAAAAAGAGTTAATGCCAGCCATTGCCCAGCGGTTCGTTATAAATGAGCAGAAGCAAGCATTGTTTGGTCATTCCTTTGGCGGATTATTTGTTCTGCATGCCTTGTTTACACAACCTACCTTGTTTTCGCATTATATTGCAAGTAGTGCTTCCATCTGGTGGAATGATTATTCACTATTAAATGAGTATGAGAATTTTAAAGCTGATTTACACAGCAATACGTTAAGTCATTTACCTAAAACGCTTATGATTGCCGGTGGAGAAGAGCTGGATTATATGGTCAAGGATAGCTTGGATCTATGTAACAGCATGATGTCCTTACACATTCCAAGCTTCGAAGTAAGCTGGGCATTGCTTGCGCAAGAGGAGCATGTGAGCGTAATCTCGGGTGCGATTAGTCGGGCCGTCAAATTTTTGCTTACAACATCCTCTGACTTGCGTTAG
- a CDS encoding FecCD family ABC transporter permease, which translates to MEILVTNVQKSSLTGEKKLSFLLLLIFMLLLLIGVLVLAMALGAKKIPFADVFMSIIAFDDKASTHQVIQSIRLPRVLAAMATGAGFAVSGAIIQGISRNPLADSGILGLNAGAGVTLVIAMVFLPTLTFTGTLWLCILGAGLGAGLVFSVGLLSKRGMTPIRLVLAGAAISAMLTALSEGISIFFSVAQQVAFWYGGGLSGISMAHLQQMLPWMLLALLLAIVISKSITILSVGDETAEGLGVNIKLIKNLSLLSAFMLAGISCALAGSVSFVGLIAPHLVRYIVGVDYRYIIPLSAVLGAILVVLADLVARIVNSPYEIPVGAVIAVIGVPFFLYLARKERREL; encoded by the coding sequence TTGGAAATATTGGTCACAAATGTTCAGAAATCATCTCTAACAGGAGAAAAAAAGCTTTCCTTTTTATTATTGCTAATCTTCATGCTCCTCCTATTAATAGGCGTATTAGTGCTTGCTATGGCCCTTGGCGCGAAAAAAATACCCTTTGCAGATGTATTCATGTCGATCATTGCTTTTGATGATAAGGCTTCTACCCATCAGGTGATCCAATCCATTCGCTTACCCCGGGTACTTGCCGCTATGGCAACGGGCGCTGGATTTGCAGTAAGTGGAGCGATTATTCAAGGGATTAGTCGCAATCCTTTAGCGGATTCGGGAATTCTTGGATTAAATGCTGGAGCAGGTGTCACGCTAGTTATTGCTATGGTTTTCCTGCCTACGCTTACATTTACAGGCACACTTTGGCTCTGTATTCTAGGTGCAGGATTGGGAGCGGGTTTAGTCTTTAGTGTTGGCTTATTAAGTAAACGAGGAATGACACCTATTCGACTTGTATTGGCGGGTGCTGCCATATCTGCTATGCTAACTGCCTTAAGTGAAGGCATAAGCATCTTTTTTTCAGTGGCACAGCAGGTGGCTTTTTGGTATGGAGGAGGTTTAAGTGGCATTAGTATGGCTCATTTACAGCAAATGTTGCCTTGGATGCTCCTTGCTCTATTACTTGCTATCGTAATTTCAAAGTCGATTACAATATTATCAGTAGGGGATGAGACAGCGGAAGGGCTAGGCGTTAATATTAAGCTTATCAAAAATCTCTCGCTTTTATCCGCCTTTATGTTAGCTGGGATTTCATGTGCTTTGGCCGGATCTGTAAGCTTTGTTGGCTTAATTGCTCCGCACTTGGTACGTTACATAGTGGGTGTAGATTATCGTTATATTATTCCATTATCGGCAGTTCTGGGGGCCATCCTTGTTGTGCTTGCTGATTTAGTGGCACGGATCGTAAATTCCCCTTATGAAATACCTGTAGGTGCTGTAATTGCAGTTATTGGAGTTCCGTTCTTTCTGTATTTGGCACGTAAAGAAAGGCGGGAACTATAG